The Stenotrophomonas rhizophila genome has a window encoding:
- the pdhA gene encoding pyruvate dehydrogenase (acetyl-transferring) E1 component subunit alpha: MTVAAEFKIEYLQYLDTDGTLVRDDLPEALRDPRALLPMFKQMLFVRVFDGKSIALQRTGKLGTYAACLGHEAAHVGIGASMQKDDVFAPSYREYGAMFMRGVRPRDVLMYWGGDERGNDYGGNAAKDFPFCVPISTQCLHAAGAALKFKLNQEKQIAVAVCGDGGSSKTDFYAALNSAGAYKLPLILCIVNNGWAISVPRSAQTGAETLAQKGLAGGLHCLQVDGNDLIAVMAAMLQARERALAGDGGTVLELMTYRLSDHTTADDARRYRDDAEVKDAWQREPMLRLRKYLIGAGVWSEEEEQAWTVECGKRVDEEVNLYLNTPVQPVEAMFDFLYADPPQDLLAQRAQAIALEQRHG, encoded by the coding sequence ATGACGGTTGCCGCTGAGTTCAAGATCGAATACCTGCAGTACCTGGACACGGACGGCACGCTCGTCCGCGATGACCTGCCCGAAGCCCTGCGCGACCCGCGCGCGCTGCTGCCGATGTTCAAGCAGATGCTGTTCGTGCGCGTGTTCGACGGCAAGTCGATCGCGTTGCAGCGCACCGGCAAGCTGGGTACCTACGCCGCCTGCCTGGGCCACGAAGCCGCGCATGTCGGCATCGGCGCTTCCATGCAGAAGGACGACGTGTTTGCCCCGTCCTACCGTGAGTACGGCGCGATGTTCATGCGCGGCGTGCGCCCGCGCGACGTTCTGATGTACTGGGGCGGCGACGAGCGTGGCAACGACTACGGCGGCAACGCGGCCAAGGACTTCCCGTTCTGCGTGCCGATTTCCACCCAGTGCCTGCACGCCGCCGGCGCGGCGCTGAAGTTCAAGCTCAACCAGGAAAAGCAGATCGCCGTGGCTGTCTGCGGTGACGGTGGCAGCTCCAAGACCGACTTCTATGCCGCACTGAACTCGGCCGGTGCTTACAAGCTCCCGCTGATCCTGTGCATCGTCAACAACGGCTGGGCCATCTCGGTTCCGCGTTCGGCCCAGACCGGTGCCGAAACGCTGGCGCAGAAGGGCCTGGCCGGTGGCCTGCACTGCCTGCAGGTGGACGGCAACGACCTGATCGCGGTGATGGCCGCCATGCTGCAGGCGCGCGAGCGCGCGCTGGCCGGCGACGGCGGCACCGTGCTGGAACTGATGACCTACCGCCTGTCCGACCACACCACCGCCGATGACGCGCGCCGCTACCGCGACGATGCCGAGGTCAAGGATGCCTGGCAGCGCGAGCCGATGCTGCGCCTGCGCAAGTACCTGATCGGTGCCGGCGTGTGGAGCGAGGAAGAGGAACAGGCCTGGACCGTGGAATGCGGCAAGCGCGTGGATGAAGAGGTGAACCTGTACCTCAACACCCCGGTGCAGCCGGTCGAGGCGATGTTCGACTTCCTGTATGCCGATCCGCCGCAGGACCTGCTGGCCCAGCGCGCACAGGCGATTGCTTTGGAGCAGCGCCATGGATGA
- a CDS encoding alpha-ketoacid dehydrogenase subunit beta: protein MDEIKNGAPGAQTNAADSAAIARGEESMTTTPITLIEAITQALAWELEHDKSVLVLGEDVGVNGGVFRATAGLQQRFGADRILDTPLDETTIAGLTIGLAAQGMKPVAEAQFDGFMYPMVDHIICHAARLRYRTRGRLHCPMVLRVPWGGGIRAPEHHSEANEAIFTNVPGLRVVLPSSPQRAYGLLLAAIREPDPVIYMEPKRIYRQYKEVVVNDGEALPLDVCFVLRDGTDVTLVTWGAQVKEALEAADKLAGEGISAEVIDVATLRPLDFATIAESVAKTGRCVIVQEAPKTAGFGAEIAARLAEESLYDLLAPVERVTGYDTHIPLFRLEMKYLPSVDRIVSAAKRAVAAG from the coding sequence ATGGATGAGATCAAGAACGGCGCGCCCGGCGCGCAGACCAACGCCGCCGACAGCGCTGCCATCGCGCGCGGAGAAGAGAGCATGACCACCACGCCCATCACCCTCATCGAAGCCATCACCCAGGCGCTGGCGTGGGAGCTGGAACACGACAAATCGGTGCTGGTGCTGGGTGAGGACGTCGGCGTCAACGGCGGCGTGTTCCGCGCCACCGCCGGCCTGCAGCAGCGCTTCGGCGCCGACCGCATCCTGGACACCCCGCTGGATGAAACCACCATCGCCGGCCTGACCATCGGCCTGGCCGCGCAGGGCATGAAGCCGGTGGCCGAAGCCCAGTTCGATGGCTTCATGTACCCGATGGTGGACCACATCATCTGCCACGCCGCGCGCCTGCGTTACCGCACCCGTGGCCGCCTGCACTGCCCGATGGTGCTGCGCGTGCCGTGGGGCGGCGGCATCCGCGCGCCGGAACACCACAGCGAAGCCAACGAGGCGATCTTCACCAACGTGCCGGGCCTGCGCGTGGTGCTGCCGTCCTCGCCGCAGCGCGCCTACGGCCTGCTGCTGGCCGCGATCCGCGAACCGGATCCGGTGATCTACATGGAACCCAAGCGCATCTATCGCCAGTACAAGGAAGTGGTGGTCAACGATGGCGAAGCGCTGCCGCTGGACGTCTGCTTCGTGCTGCGCGACGGCACCGACGTGACCCTGGTGACCTGGGGCGCGCAGGTGAAGGAAGCGCTGGAAGCGGCCGACAAGCTGGCCGGCGAAGGCATCAGTGCCGAAGTGATCGACGTGGCCACGCTGCGCCCGCTCGACTTCGCCACCATCGCCGAATCGGTGGCCAAGACCGGACGCTGCGTGATCGTGCAGGAGGCCCCCAAGACCGCGGGCTTCGGCGCCGAGATCGCCGCGCGCCTGGCCGAGGAATCGCTGTACGACCTGCTGGCACCGGTCGAACGTGTCACCGGCTACGACACCCACATTCCGCTGTTCCGCCTGGAAATGAAGTACCTGCCCAGCGTGGACCGGATCGTGAGCGCGGCCAAACGCGCGGTGGCGGCGGGCTGA
- a CDS encoding SH3 domain-containing protein — MRARLLGPYRSQYPNPLRFRTGQIVELGVRDEEWPAFAWVRTDDGRAGWAPVAWLQLLDDGRAEALRDYDARELDVDSGEMVKLHHEHGGWWWSERANGATGWLPARDLELLEENCT, encoded by the coding sequence ATGCGGGCCAGACTTCTGGGCCCGTACCGCAGCCAGTACCCCAACCCGCTCCGGTTCCGCACCGGCCAGATCGTCGAACTGGGTGTTCGTGACGAGGAATGGCCGGCGTTTGCCTGGGTACGCACCGATGACGGGCGTGCCGGCTGGGCACCGGTGGCGTGGTTGCAGCTGCTGGACGATGGCCGCGCAGAGGCCCTGCGCGACTACGACGCCCGCGAACTGGACGTGGACAGCGGTGAAATGGTCAAGCTGCATCATGAACACGGCGGCTGGTGGTGGTCCGAACGCGCGAACGGCGCGACGGGCTGGCTGCCGGCCCGCGATCTCGAACTGCTGGAAGAGAACTGCACATGA
- a CDS encoding dihydrolipoamide acetyltransferase family protein, which translates to MSENKNFHLPDLGEGLPDATIVEWFVKEGDVITLDEPLVSMETAKAVVEVPSPFSGKVLKLAGGAGDIIPTGSVLAQFELDPNLPQRADGQDTGHSHGHAAPAATPSTGQPAPAQPDKVVASDDGGEIAKPGAERDDAGTVVGAMQSSNAVHAEQAVAVGGVKAVPAVRATARKLGVDLGRVRATGADGAVTMADVKQAAADGSAKVGAAPAAAAAAPAAAAPVAAAAPVSRAADARAPLSAAGKPMRTQPPGVVAKGQPEPLKGVRRNMARVMADAHSKVVPTTLNDDADIHAWVPGNDVTARLVRAIVVGCQKVPALNAWFDGDALTRTLHAHVDVGIAVDTDDGLFVPALRNADVLDARGIREGVNRLREQVEARSIAASELSGYTISLSNFGMFAGRYATPVVVPPCVAIVGAGRARHQMTPVMGGVEAHKVIPLSVTFDHRAATGGEAARFLRAMLDDLALAN; encoded by the coding sequence ATGAGTGAGAACAAGAATTTCCACCTGCCCGACCTCGGCGAAGGCCTGCCCGACGCCACCATCGTCGAGTGGTTCGTCAAGGAAGGCGACGTGATCACGCTGGACGAGCCGCTGGTCTCGATGGAGACCGCCAAGGCCGTGGTTGAAGTGCCCTCGCCGTTCTCCGGCAAGGTGCTGAAGCTGGCCGGCGGCGCCGGCGACATCATTCCCACCGGCAGCGTGCTGGCCCAGTTCGAACTGGACCCGAACCTGCCGCAGCGCGCCGATGGCCAGGACACCGGCCACAGCCATGGCCACGCTGCCCCGGCGGCCACGCCGAGCACCGGCCAGCCCGCCCCGGCCCAGCCGGACAAGGTGGTGGCGTCCGATGACGGTGGCGAGATCGCCAAGCCGGGCGCCGAGCGCGATGACGCGGGCACCGTGGTCGGCGCGATGCAGAGCTCCAATGCCGTGCACGCCGAACAGGCGGTGGCGGTCGGCGGGGTCAAGGCCGTGCCGGCGGTGCGTGCCACCGCGCGCAAGCTGGGCGTGGACCTGGGCCGCGTGCGCGCCACCGGTGCCGATGGCGCGGTGACCATGGCCGACGTCAAGCAGGCCGCCGCCGACGGGAGCGCCAAGGTCGGCGCCGCGCCGGCGGCAGCGGCCGCTGCACCTGCAGCCGCTGCCCCGGTGGCCGCTGCCGCACCGGTCTCCCGCGCTGCCGATGCCCGCGCCCCGTTGTCGGCTGCGGGCAAGCCGATGCGTACCCAGCCGCCGGGCGTGGTCGCCAAGGGCCAGCCGGAACCGCTGAAGGGCGTGCGCCGCAACATGGCGCGGGTGATGGCCGACGCGCACAGCAAGGTCGTGCCGACCACGCTGAACGACGACGCCGATATCCACGCCTGGGTGCCGGGCAACGACGTCACCGCCCGCCTGGTGCGCGCCATCGTGGTGGGGTGCCAGAAGGTGCCGGCGCTCAATGCCTGGTTCGATGGCGATGCGCTGACCCGCACCCTGCACGCGCACGTGGACGTGGGCATCGCGGTGGACACCGACGATGGCCTGTTCGTGCCCGCCCTGCGCAATGCCGACGTGCTGGATGCGCGTGGCATCCGCGAAGGCGTGAACCGCCTGCGCGAGCAGGTGGAAGCACGTTCGATCGCGGCCTCCGAGCTGAGCGGTTACACCATCTCGCTGTCCAACTTCGGCATGTTCGCCGGCCGCTACGCGACCCCGGTCGTGGTGCCGCCGTGCGTGGCCATCGTCGGTGCCGGGCGCGCCCGCCACCAGATGACCCCGGTGATGGGCGGCGTGGAAGCGCACAAGGTGATCCCGCTGTCGGTCACGTTCGACCACCGCGCTGCCACCGGCGGTGAAGCGGCGCGCTTCCTGCGCGCGATGCTGGACGACCTGGCCCTGGCGAACTGA
- a CDS encoding NAD-dependent dehydratase, giving the protein MKVMLVGATGLVGGQVLQHLLDDGRCDAVVAPTRRALGISSPALLNPVVDFEQLPLEADWWTVDAVICALGSTIRQAGSREVFARIDHDYPLQVATQARARGAHAFVLNSAKGADAGSRIFYNQVKGRLEQDLRGIGYPSLTLVRPGLIGGERSERRTGEHLASLVLGALGPVLPRAWRINPAERIAAAMVEAALRPQLGVQVIGSAQLA; this is encoded by the coding sequence ATGAAGGTGATGCTGGTGGGCGCGACCGGGCTGGTCGGCGGGCAGGTACTGCAACACCTCCTGGACGACGGGCGCTGCGACGCGGTGGTGGCGCCGACACGGCGTGCGCTGGGGATATCCAGCCCCGCGCTGCTCAACCCGGTGGTGGACTTCGAGCAGCTGCCGCTGGAGGCGGACTGGTGGACGGTGGACGCGGTGATCTGCGCCTTGGGCAGCACGATCCGGCAGGCCGGCAGCCGCGAGGTGTTTGCCCGGATCGACCATGACTACCCGCTCCAGGTGGCGACGCAGGCGCGGGCACGTGGCGCGCACGCGTTCGTGCTGAACTCGGCGAAAGGTGCCGACGCTGGGTCGCGGATCTTCTACAACCAGGTGAAGGGAAGGCTGGAGCAGGACTTGCGCGGTATCGGCTACCCGTCGCTGACCCTGGTGCGACCGGGGCTGATCGGCGGCGAGCGCAGCGAGCGCCGCACCGGCGAGCACCTGGCCAGCCTGGTACTGGGCGCGCTGGGGCCGGTGCTGCCCCGCGCATGGCGGATCAATCCCGCCGAGCGCATCGCCGCTGCGATGGTCGAAGCGGCACTTCGACCACAGCTTGGCGTCCAGGTGATCGGATCCGCCCAACTGGCGTGA
- a CDS encoding GGDEF domain-containing protein, which produces MKDPQDALPSPSPGTAVGRLLLRRQAKDSAAGAAADAPALKGGSSAMLQRLFAGADQPEPLLAAFAHGMSTLPGELGDMGLRLQSAQRSADWVSYGRAMRQLIDKYIRTIEQDSPDGQPDSLRLRELLRLTLGVTVASLLQNMPELKDEPVQLAADLRQWHPGQPLQPLELRLRELTHQIGVRSDGWQEQQELLLSLFDLLLDNIGELLDDSSWLHGQVHAVRALISGPLDRDSVEQARANLREVIYKQGLLKQGIVESKAAMKSLMGGFIERLDGMAVSTGEYHDRISSYALALKEARSIADLNQLLQDVLQDTGRVQEQALQARDHLGNARREVEQAEARIAELEQELRDVSGLVRTDPLTGALNRRGFDELLERELARAERHSHPLALALLDLDDFHQTNSSYGHPGGDAILRHLVTVCQLLLRSTDTIARIGGDEFVLLMPETPGADSMSTVLRLQRSLAQRPVELDGHRVLVHFSAGLSQWQPGETGEALLKRADAALYAAKRVGKNRVQAG; this is translated from the coding sequence ATGAAGGACCCGCAGGACGCTCTTCCCAGCCCCAGCCCCGGCACCGCCGTGGGTCGGCTGCTGTTGCGCCGGCAGGCGAAGGACAGCGCGGCCGGCGCGGCAGCGGACGCCCCCGCGCTCAAGGGCGGCAGCAGCGCGATGCTGCAGCGCCTGTTCGCCGGGGCCGACCAGCCCGAACCACTGCTGGCCGCGTTCGCCCACGGCATGTCCACCCTGCCCGGCGAGCTGGGTGACATGGGCCTGCGCCTGCAGTCGGCGCAGCGCAGTGCCGACTGGGTCAGCTATGGCCGCGCCATGCGCCAGCTGATCGACAAGTACATCCGCACCATCGAACAGGACAGCCCCGACGGCCAGCCCGACAGCCTGCGCCTGCGCGAGCTGCTGCGCCTGACCCTGGGCGTGACCGTGGCCAGCCTGCTGCAGAACATGCCCGAGCTGAAGGACGAGCCGGTGCAGTTGGCCGCCGACCTGCGCCAATGGCATCCCGGCCAGCCACTGCAGCCGCTGGAGCTGCGGCTGCGCGAACTGACCCACCAGATCGGGGTGCGCAGTGATGGCTGGCAGGAGCAGCAGGAACTGCTGCTGAGCCTGTTCGACCTGCTGCTGGACAACATCGGCGAGCTGCTCGACGACAGCAGCTGGCTGCACGGCCAGGTGCATGCGGTGCGCGCACTGATCAGCGGGCCACTGGACCGCGACTCGGTCGAACAGGCGCGCGCCAACCTGCGCGAGGTGATCTACAAGCAGGGCCTGCTCAAGCAGGGCATCGTCGAATCCAAGGCGGCCATGAAGAGCCTGATGGGCGGCTTCATCGAGCGCCTGGACGGCATGGCGGTCAGCACCGGCGAGTACCACGACCGGATCAGCAGCTATGCGCTCGCGCTGAAGGAGGCGCGCAGCATCGCCGATCTCAACCAGCTGCTGCAGGACGTGCTGCAGGACACCGGGCGGGTGCAGGAGCAGGCCTTGCAGGCGCGCGACCATCTGGGCAACGCGCGCCGCGAGGTCGAGCAGGCCGAGGCACGCATTGCCGAACTCGAACAGGAACTGCGCGATGTGTCCGGGCTGGTGCGCACCGATCCGCTGACCGGCGCGCTCAACCGGCGCGGCTTTGACGAGCTGCTGGAACGTGAGCTGGCCCGCGCGGAGCGGCACTCACATCCGCTGGCGCTGGCGCTGCTGGACCTGGACGACTTCCACCAGACCAACAGCAGCTACGGGCATCCCGGTGGCGACGCGATCCTGCGCCACCTGGTCACGGTATGCCAGCTGCTGCTGCGCAGTACCGACACCATTGCGCGTATCGGTGGTGACGAGTTCGTGCTGCTGATGCCGGAAACCCCGGGCGCGGACAGCATGTCCACCGTGCTGCGCCTGCAGCGCTCGCTGGCGCAGCGGCCGGTGGAGCTCGACGGCCACCGGGTGCTGGTGCATTTCAGCGCGGGCCTGAGCCAGTGGCAGCCCGGCGAAACCGGCGAGGCCCTGTTGAAGCGCGCGGATGCGGCGCTGTATGCGGCCAAACGCGTAGGCAAGAACCGCGTCCAGGCTGGGTGA
- a CDS encoding DUF808 domain-containing protein, which yields MAGASLFALLDDIAALLDDVSILTKVAAKKTAGVLGDDLALNAQQVTGVNANRELPVVWAVAKGSLVNKAILVPAALAISALEAWLKGKGFPIPIVVPLMMIGGAFLCYEGVEKLAHRFLHSQEEDEQQKAARLKALADEKVDMVAWEKDKVKGAIRTDFILSAEIIVLSLGVVSAAPFLNQVTALVVIALGMTVFVYGLVAGIVKLDDAGLYLSKKGGAMAAFGRGLVASAPWLMKFLSVAGTLAMFLVGGGILVHNVPAVHHFVLGIAGKVAPWGWLVEAGANLVVGVVAGAIVLAAVTAFQKMRGKTPAH from the coding sequence ATGGCCGGTGCCAGCCTGTTTGCGTTGCTCGACGATATTGCCGCCCTGCTGGACGACGTTTCGATATTGACCAAGGTGGCGGCCAAGAAGACCGCCGGCGTGCTGGGCGACGACCTGGCGCTGAACGCGCAGCAGGTGACCGGGGTCAATGCCAACCGGGAACTGCCGGTGGTGTGGGCGGTGGCCAAGGGCTCGCTGGTGAACAAGGCGATCCTGGTGCCGGCGGCGCTGGCGATCAGCGCGCTGGAAGCCTGGCTCAAGGGCAAGGGCTTCCCGATCCCGATCGTGGTGCCGTTGATGATGATCGGTGGCGCGTTCCTCTGCTACGAAGGCGTGGAAAAGCTGGCGCACCGTTTCCTGCATTCGCAGGAGGAAGACGAACAGCAGAAGGCGGCGCGGCTCAAGGCGCTGGCCGACGAGAAGGTCGACATGGTGGCGTGGGAGAAGGACAAGGTGAAGGGGGCGATCCGCACCGACTTCATCCTGTCGGCCGAAATCATCGTGTTGTCGCTGGGCGTGGTATCGGCCGCCCCGTTCCTCAACCAGGTCACCGCGCTGGTGGTGATCGCGCTGGGCATGACGGTGTTCGTCTACGGGCTGGTGGCCGGTATCGTGAAGCTGGACGACGCGGGCCTGTACCTGTCGAAGAAGGGTGGGGCGATGGCGGCATTCGGCCGTGGCCTGGTGGCGTCGGCGCCCTGGCTGATGAAGTTCCTGTCGGTGGCCGGCACCCTGGCCATGTTCCTGGTCGGCGGCGGCATCCTGGTGCATAACGTGCCGGCGGTGCATCACTTCGTGCTGGGCATCGCCGGCAAGGTCGCGCCGTGGGGCTGGCTGGTGGAAGCGGGCGCGAACCTGGTAGTGGGTGTGGTGGCCGGTGCGATCGTGCTGGCGGCGGTGACCGCGTTCCAGAAGATGCGTGGGAAGACGCCGGCGCATTGA
- a CDS encoding ABC1 kinase family protein codes for MNRRSQILRLLLRYRHSGVFSGMNLDSRAVHDLPPEGNPEQFVTDLESLGPTFVKLGQMLSTRPDMVPVEFATALERMQEKVAPIPVERIYTIIEQELGAPVSKLFSSFDPVPLGCASIAQVHRAQLHDGREVAVKVQKPEVAAQLRSDLEVLRSFALAADHLTQVGRRVRLRDWLNEFAKTLMQELDYQAEAENLQRFGQHLRPFKPLWVPQPIWDYCSHRVLTMELAQGVRVDMIPDVRRTEEPMEPLAAALIRGYIDQIFVHGEIHADPHPGNLRVTPEGRLAIFDLGMVAHMPPRLRERLLKLLFAAVDGRGEEVADEIIGISTRLEAFDEERYLRETGQVIARYAASGTFSEGRVVLDLVRIATASGLRTPPELSLLGKALLNLETVCRLLSPDLDTRRIVERQLQHVMRARLKKSLSAANLASEAMEVQQLLREGPRKMSDILALLAENRLQMKVTGLEESRLMENLQKIANRVSAGIVTAALILAAAMMMKVDTGWHLFGYPAIAFTLMLIGVFLGLGIILSALLFDRRARSREERGHR; via the coding sequence ATGAACCGCCGCAGCCAGATCCTGCGCCTGCTGCTGCGCTACCGCCATTCCGGGGTGTTTTCCGGGATGAACCTGGATTCGCGCGCGGTCCACGACCTGCCGCCGGAGGGCAACCCCGAGCAGTTCGTCACCGACCTGGAATCGCTCGGCCCGACCTTCGTCAAGCTCGGCCAGATGCTCTCCACCCGCCCGGACATGGTGCCGGTGGAATTCGCCACCGCGCTGGAGCGGATGCAGGAGAAGGTCGCGCCGATCCCGGTCGAGCGCATCTACACCATCATCGAACAGGAGCTGGGCGCGCCGGTGTCCAAGCTGTTTTCCAGCTTCGACCCGGTGCCGCTGGGCTGCGCGTCCATCGCGCAGGTGCACCGCGCGCAGCTGCATGATGGCCGCGAAGTGGCGGTAAAGGTACAGAAGCCGGAAGTGGCAGCACAGCTGCGCTCGGACCTGGAGGTACTGCGCAGCTTCGCATTGGCCGCCGACCACCTCACCCAGGTGGGACGCCGGGTACGCCTGCGCGACTGGCTGAACGAGTTCGCCAAGACGCTCATGCAGGAACTGGACTACCAGGCCGAAGCCGAGAACCTTCAGCGCTTCGGCCAGCACCTGCGCCCGTTCAAGCCGCTGTGGGTGCCGCAGCCGATCTGGGACTACTGCAGCCACCGCGTGCTGACCATGGAGCTGGCGCAGGGCGTGCGCGTGGATATGATTCCCGACGTGCGCCGCACCGAAGAGCCGATGGAACCGCTGGCGGCGGCGCTGATCCGTGGCTACATCGACCAGATCTTCGTGCATGGTGAGATCCATGCCGATCCCCATCCGGGCAACCTGCGGGTCACACCTGAAGGCCGGTTGGCAATCTTCGACCTGGGCATGGTGGCGCACATGCCGCCGCGCCTGCGCGAGCGGCTGTTGAAACTGCTGTTCGCCGCCGTGGACGGGCGCGGCGAAGAAGTGGCCGACGAGATCATCGGCATCAGTACGCGACTGGAAGCCTTCGACGAAGAGCGCTACCTGCGCGAAACCGGCCAGGTCATCGCGCGCTATGCCGCCAGCGGCACGTTCTCGGAAGGCCGCGTGGTGCTGGACCTGGTACGCATCGCCACTGCCAGCGGGCTGCGCACGCCGCCGGAGCTGAGCCTGCTGGGCAAGGCGCTGCTGAATCTGGAGACGGTGTGCCGGCTGCTGTCGCCGGACCTGGATACGCGCCGCATCGTCGAGCGCCAACTGCAGCACGTCATGCGTGCGCGCCTGAAGAAGTCGCTGTCGGCCGCCAACCTGGCCAGTGAAGCGATGGAAGTGCAGCAGCTGCTGCGCGAGGGCCCGCGCAAGATGTCGGACATCCTCGCGCTGCTGGCCGAGAACCGCCTGCAGATGAAAGTCACCGGGCTGGAAGAATCCCGGCTGATGGAAAACCTGCAGAAGATCGCCAACCGCGTGTCGGCGGGCATTGTCACTGCAGCCTTGATTCTTGCTGCAGCAATGATGATGAAGGTCGATACCGGGTGGCACCTGTTCGGGTATCCGGCCATCGCATTCACGTTGATGCTGATCGGTGTATTCCTTGGCCTGGGCATCATCCTCAGTGCATTGCTGTTTGATCGGCGCGCACGTTCAAGGGAAGAACGCGGGCATCGGTAG
- a CDS encoding phosphoglycerol transferase I, which produces MLWILLLSLLLLTWLLLASGRWAWWKASLMSLLLLTLSAWWLINKLSGDGLNAATLYHLGADMEGAGVSDFKGYIAGFIALALLSLLPLLTPRIKRWHRSAHGRGVFAGFLAVWVLAIGVSPLYRDGQRLYQQMRPVDYSMVAPEYRVPQQPLRKPRNIVWIYGESLERTYLDEATFPGLMPNLNRLAGQALDVRGLVSAEGGGWTIAGLVSSMCGVPLTTAQGDENSMDRMGSFLPEAVCLGDYLKQQGYTNHYLGGANGLFAGKGQFLATHGFDAVDDLAWFKQQKIARSHFSTWGVHDDVLLDKAYDRFMQLSKAGQPFMLTTLTMDTHHPAGHLPVACKRTRYTSDYGDIGLLNALKCTDGLISKLVDRIQASPYGDDTLIVIASDHLAMPNDLSHILAKQKRENMLLFLGKDIAPRQLDAQHGSTLDSGATLLSLIEPEIGEIGFGRSLLQPERPASASAAAFRDDGRDFPRYLAFSRSLWLGDKTRQLRIDEENQVVIGLQHVQPPVLLEYDKQWDLKSVYLENTSKQFDLADPDNTLAYVDRCTAFEDGSADGDWCAMLVNRDKGIKLYRDDQLREGFAVDAPLDPFNGPRPSIRQAHMITQKGRRTRAGQYMLQFVAKQSPDRGFWIEAVSSKRKVVVAQQWVQPDAEGRISVPFGLDHEVDDLEIRAWLNHAEKLAVDNFALIPSRRGNRG; this is translated from the coding sequence ATGCTCTGGATCCTGCTGCTGTCGCTGTTGCTGCTCACCTGGTTGCTGCTCGCTTCAGGTCGCTGGGCATGGTGGAAGGCAAGCCTGATGTCGCTGCTGCTGTTGACGCTCAGTGCGTGGTGGCTGATCAACAAGCTCTCCGGTGATGGCCTGAATGCGGCAACGCTGTACCACCTGGGCGCCGACATGGAAGGCGCCGGCGTCTCGGACTTCAAGGGCTACATCGCTGGCTTCATCGCCCTGGCCCTGCTCTCGCTGCTGCCGCTGCTGACCCCGCGCATCAAACGCTGGCACCGAAGCGCGCATGGTCGCGGCGTGTTCGCCGGGTTCCTGGCCGTCTGGGTGCTGGCGATCGGGGTCAGCCCGCTTTACCGCGACGGCCAGCGCCTGTACCAGCAGATGCGCCCGGTCGACTACAGCATGGTGGCCCCCGAATACCGTGTGCCGCAGCAGCCGCTGCGCAAGCCACGCAACATCGTGTGGATCTACGGCGAAAGCCTGGAACGCACCTATCTGGATGAAGCCACCTTCCCCGGCCTGATGCCCAACCTCAACCGCCTTGCCGGCCAGGCGCTGGATGTGCGCGGGCTGGTCTCGGCCGAAGGCGGTGGCTGGACCATCGCCGGGCTGGTGTCGTCGATGTGCGGCGTACCGCTGACCACCGCGCAGGGCGATGAAAACAGCATGGACCGCATGGGCAGTTTCCTCCCGGAAGCGGTGTGCCTGGGTGATTACCTCAAGCAGCAGGGCTACACCAACCACTACCTGGGCGGTGCCAATGGCCTGTTCGCCGGCAAGGGCCAGTTCCTGGCCACGCACGGTTTCGACGCGGTGGACGACCTGGCCTGGTTCAAACAGCAGAAGATCGCCCGGTCGCACTTTTCCACCTGGGGCGTGCATGACGATGTGCTGCTGGACAAGGCGTATGACCGCTTCATGCAGCTGTCCAAGGCTGGCCAGCCGTTCATGCTGACCACGCTGACGATGGATACCCACCACCCTGCCGGGCACCTGCCGGTGGCGTGCAAGCGAACCCGCTACACCAGCGACTACGGCGATATCGGCCTGCTCAATGCGCTCAAGTGCACCGATGGGCTGATTTCCAAGCTGGTCGACCGCATCCAGGCCAGCCCGTATGGCGACGACACCTTGATCGTGATCGCGTCCGACCACCTGGCCATGCCCAACGACCTGAGCCACATCCTGGCCAAGCAGAAACGCGAAAACATGCTGCTGTTCCTGGGCAAGGATATCGCCCCGCGCCAGCTGGACGCGCAGCACGGCTCCACGCTGGATTCGGGCGCCACGCTGCTCAGCCTGATCGAGCCGGAGATCGGCGAAATCGGGTTTGGCCGTTCGCTGCTGCAGCCCGAGCGTCCCGCCAGCGCCAGCGCGGCGGCGTTCCGCGATGACGGCAGGGACTTCCCGCGCTACCTGGCCTTCTCGCGCTCGCTGTGGCTGGGCGACAAGACCCGCCAGCTGCGTATCGACGAAGAGAACCAGGTGGTGATCGGCCTGCAGCATGTGCAGCCGCCGGTGCTGCTCGAATACGACAAGCAATGGGACCTGAAATCGGTCTACCTGGAAAACACCTCCAAGCAGTTCGACCTGGCCGATCCGGACAATACGCTGGCCTATGTGGACCGCTGCACCGCCTTCGAAGACGGTTCGGCCGATGGCGATTGGTGCGCGATGCTGGTCAACCGCGACAAGGGCATCAAACTCTACCGCGACGACCAGCTGCGCGAGGGCTTCGCCGTCGATGCGCCGCTGGACCCGTTCAACGGCCCGCGCCCGAGCATCCGCCAGGCACACATGATCACGCAGAAGGGCCGTCGCACCCGTGCCGGCCAGTACATGCTGCAGTTCGTCGCCAAACAGTCGCCTGATCGCGGCTTCTGGATCGAAGCGGTGTCGTCCAAGCGCAAGGTGGTGGTGGCCCAGCAGTGGGTGCAGCCCGATGCGGAAGGGCGTATCAGTGTTCCGTTCGGCCTGGACCATGAAGTGGATGATCTGGAGATCCGCGCGTGGTTGAACCACGCGGAGAAGCTGGCCGTGGACAACTTCGCGCTGATCCCGTCACGTCGCGGCAACCGCGGCTGA